The Pantoea vagans genome includes a window with the following:
- a CDS encoding DUF3540 domain-containing protein, with translation MNPANNTVALPLDLPLQAEGLLLSVDQNGLTQVLIDGRRWPCQRAASCLLTPQVDDRVLVYRAGEQLWLLAVLVRAQPQQAAELHYEGELSLSASQKLTLRSPAFHLEADSGECHIDQLSYRGEKVSAWVTLSRLFGQRCESVWENLTQISHHLLRRTTHTEQVRAGQLDVKTSQLTRLRAPTTLISSESLTRVDGKQIHMG, from the coding sequence ATGAACCCCGCTAATAATACTGTGGCACTGCCGCTGGATTTACCGCTGCAAGCTGAAGGCTTGCTGTTAAGCGTTGATCAAAACGGCCTGACTCAGGTGCTGATTGATGGCCGTCGCTGGCCCTGCCAGCGCGCCGCCAGCTGCTTGTTGACGCCGCAGGTTGACGATCGTGTGTTGGTCTACCGTGCCGGAGAACAGCTGTGGCTGCTGGCGGTATTGGTACGCGCACAACCGCAGCAGGCTGCCGAGTTGCATTACGAAGGCGAGTTGAGCCTGAGCGCCAGCCAGAAGCTCACGCTGCGCAGCCCAGCGTTTCACCTGGAAGCGGACAGCGGTGAATGCCATATCGACCAACTGAGCTATCGCGGTGAAAAGGTCTCCGCATGGGTCACGTTGAGCCGCCTGTTTGGCCAACGCTGTGAAAGCGTGTGGGAGAACCTGACACAGATCAGTCATCACCTGCTGCGGCGCACCACACATACCGAGCAAGTCCGTGCCGGGCAACTCGACGTCAAAACCAGCCAGCTCACACGCCTGCGCGCCCCCACCACGCTGATCAGCAGCGAATCGCTGACGCGAGTGGATGGCAAACAGATTCACATGGGTTAA
- a CDS encoding pentapeptide repeat-containing protein, with translation MTPKDIQQAIKQGNVIHALSPKQRDFAGMDLSGGCFIGVDLLGADFRNCNLHQTQFSECQLSAAQFEQAQLRETLFSQCRMVASQFSGCTLTDCLFNQCALIESDFSESIHINSQFNKGDLSDSSFLLASLYQCGFLTLPVPQLLLRHASLEQCTMMSLDLRRTDLHRSRFTLCTFYQCDMRGGDYRQQHFSRSQFTASQLDEASFHGAELMQCNFSQVSLRAVDLRDVQASKALFTGSDLRDARCSAADFNQAIFMQAQLDDTDFSHSQLQRAVLQQAHAERSNFRHSQLHYADFSYATLNHADLREAQFCQTRFHRASQQQSQLSSRDGILEQDDALFAAENWQPRTRLTPHEDHHEPR, from the coding sequence ATGACGCCAAAAGACATTCAACAAGCCATAAAGCAGGGCAACGTGATCCACGCGCTGTCACCTAAACAGCGTGACTTTGCAGGTATGGATCTCTCCGGCGGCTGTTTTATCGGAGTCGATTTGCTGGGTGCAGACTTCCGCAACTGTAACCTGCACCAAACCCAGTTCAGTGAGTGTCAGCTCTCCGCTGCGCAGTTTGAGCAGGCCCAACTGCGTGAGACGCTGTTTAGCCAGTGCAGAATGGTCGCCAGCCAATTTAGCGGCTGCACGCTAACGGATTGCCTGTTCAATCAGTGCGCATTGATAGAAAGCGATTTCAGCGAAAGCATTCATATCAATAGTCAGTTCAACAAAGGCGATCTCAGCGACAGCAGCTTTTTGCTGGCATCACTTTATCAGTGCGGCTTTCTCACACTGCCCGTTCCACAGTTACTGCTACGCCATGCCAGCCTTGAGCAGTGCACCATGATGAGCCTGGATCTGCGCCGCACCGATTTGCATCGCAGTCGTTTTACGCTCTGTACCTTTTATCAGTGCGATATGCGCGGCGGTGACTATCGCCAGCAGCACTTTTCCCGCAGTCAGTTCACCGCCAGCCAGCTTGATGAAGCCAGCTTTCACGGCGCCGAGTTGATGCAGTGCAACTTCAGCCAGGTGTCACTGCGAGCAGTCGATCTGCGCGATGTACAGGCCAGCAAGGCGCTGTTCACCGGCAGCGATTTGCGTGACGCACGCTGTTCTGCAGCCGACTTTAACCAGGCCATTTTTATGCAGGCGCAGCTGGATGACACCGATTTCAGCCACAGCCAGTTACAACGCGCCGTGCTGCAACAGGCCCATGCTGAACGCAGCAATTTCCGCCACAGCCAGCTGCATTACGCCGATTTCTCCTACGCCACGCTCAATCACGCCGATTTGCGTGAGGCGCAGTTTTGCCAGACCCGCTTCCATCGCGCCAGCCAGCAGCAAAGCCAACTGTCGAGCCGCGACGGCATTCTTGAACAGGATGATGCGCTGTTTGCCGCTGAAAACTGGCAACCCCGTACCCGTCTGACACCGCACGAGGATCACCATGAACCCCGCTAA